Proteins found in one Planctomycetes bacterium MalM25 genomic segment:
- a CDS encoding Transposase DDE domain protein: MGMGKRRRESQGELFVPSGELAASPGHAFYRRLNRLLGECGFDDAVEAACVPYYDAQGGRDSIAPGTYFRMLFVGYFEAIDSQRGIAWRCADSLSLREFLGVKLTERTPDHSTLSKTRDRLPLEVHELAFRLVLAAAAEKGLLKGKTLGVDSTTLEADAAMRSIVRKESGEDWKAYVKRLMQEAGEIEEGEDPTDEDLRRFDKKRKNKKTSNAEWESPTDPDARIAKLKDGRTRLAYKAEHAIDLETELVVAAEVYHADQSDSRTLADTAMAARTHVSEAGRGEVFEEVVADKGYHAAGQLELVESLNVRTYIPEPNSPYQRRWTDKPSGLKEAVVANRRRTKTEKNSRLQKLRSERVERTFAHTCETGGARRTRLRGIEKVRKRHLIVAAAHNLAILLRSLLGAGKPKALAGLLDQLAQLLTAALDWLIRTIDQQKSTG, translated from the coding sequence ATGGGGATGGGTAAGCGGCGGCGGGAGTCGCAGGGGGAGCTGTTCGTGCCGTCGGGCGAGCTGGCGGCGAGCCCGGGGCACGCGTTCTACCGGCGGCTGAACCGGCTGCTGGGGGAGTGCGGCTTCGACGACGCGGTCGAGGCGGCGTGCGTGCCGTACTACGACGCCCAGGGCGGTCGCGACTCGATCGCGCCGGGCACGTACTTCCGGATGCTGTTCGTCGGGTACTTCGAAGCGATCGACAGCCAGCGTGGGATCGCCTGGCGGTGCGCCGACAGCCTCAGCCTGCGGGAGTTCTTGGGGGTGAAGCTCACCGAACGGACCCCCGACCACTCGACCTTGAGCAAGACCCGCGACCGGCTCCCCTTGGAGGTCCATGAGCTGGCGTTCCGCTTGGTGCTCGCCGCGGCGGCCGAGAAGGGCCTCTTGAAGGGCAAGACGCTCGGCGTCGACTCCACGACACTCGAAGCGGACGCGGCGATGCGGAGCATCGTTCGCAAGGAGTCGGGCGAGGACTGGAAGGCGTACGTCAAGCGGTTGATGCAAGAAGCGGGTGAGATCGAAGAAGGCGAAGACCCCACGGACGAGGACCTGCGGCGGTTCGACAAGAAGCGGAAGAACAAGAAGACGAGCAACGCCGAGTGGGAGTCCCCGACCGACCCGGACGCGCGGATCGCGAAGCTGAAGGACGGCCGCACGCGTCTGGCGTACAAGGCGGAGCACGCGATCGACCTGGAGACCGAGCTGGTGGTCGCGGCGGAGGTCTACCACGCCGACCAGAGCGACTCGCGAACGCTGGCCGACACGGCGATGGCGGCCCGGACCCACGTGTCCGAAGCGGGCCGGGGCGAGGTCTTCGAGGAGGTGGTGGCGGACAAGGGGTACCACGCGGCGGGGCAGTTGGAGTTGGTCGAGAGCCTGAACGTGCGGACCTACATCCCCGAGCCCAACTCGCCTTACCAGCGGCGTTGGACCGATAAACCGAGCGGGCTGAAGGAAGCGGTGGTCGCCAACCGGCGGCGGACGAAGACCGAGAAGAACAGCCGCTTGCAGAAGCTGAGATCGGAACGAGTCGAACGCACGTTCGCCCACACATGCGAGACGGGCGGGGCGAGGCGGACGCGGCTGCGGGGGATCGAGAAGGTGCGGAAGCGACACTTGATCGTGGCCGCCGCCCACAACCTGGCGATCCTCCTGCGGAGCCTCCTGGGGGCCGGCAAGCCCAAGGCCCTGGCGGGCCTCCTCGATCAACTCGCCCAACTACTCACCGCCGCCCTCGACTGGCTCATCCGAACGATCGACCAACAGAAATCAACGGGCTGA
- a CDS encoding RNA polymerase sigma factor, translating to MQGTGVEPDDFVLLLARHGPRVRAFIATLIGYDTDVIDEVMQSTLLIAWKKLATFRYSEESPEEELVRWVCTIARFETLGYLRDKKRRKTLAFDEQLIGELAELQEDESGPLEDRRAALRDCLKKMQPKHLEAIHLRYGLGLSMPEIAAREQRSVKASTVAMFRLRKALEGCIRQALGTEGLA from the coding sequence TTGCAAGGCACCGGCGTTGAACCGGACGATTTCGTACTGCTGCTGGCGCGGCATGGGCCCCGCGTGCGGGCCTTCATCGCAACGCTGATCGGCTACGACACCGATGTCATCGACGAAGTCATGCAGTCAACGCTGCTGATCGCCTGGAAGAAGCTGGCGACGTTCCGCTACTCCGAAGAAAGCCCCGAGGAGGAGTTGGTCCGTTGGGTATGCACGATCGCGAGATTCGAGACTCTTGGCTATCTACGCGACAAGAAGCGACGGAAAACTCTGGCGTTCGACGAACAATTGATCGGCGAGCTGGCGGAACTCCAGGAGGACGAGTCCGGTCCCTTGGAGGATCGTCGGGCGGCTTTAAGGGATTGCCTCAAGAAGATGCAACCGAAACATCTTGAAGCGATCCATCTGCGATACGGCCTCGGCCTGTCGATGCCTGAGATCGCGGCGAGAGAGCAGCGGAGCGTTAAAGCGTCGACGGTCGCCATGTTCCGGCTACGCAAAGCGTTGGAGGGATGCATCCGACAGGCCTTAGGGACCGAAGGCTTGGCGTGA
- the cya_2 gene encoding Bifunctional hemolysin/adenylate cyclase precursor, which yields MSTFKKNDRNAPTARQRFDARRLSRLQRLEDRRVLSITPPILIAAEGRLVVTGGDLDDTVVVSKSPEDSTIVVQQYEQDERLTSTFPQGSITSVHLVGNGGDDQLINRTDIATFAEGGAGNDTLVGGTAADRLSGGSGNDRLEGREGDDTLLGGGGEDSLLGEEGADRLEGGDDDDLLYGDLGDDQLYGEAGNDRLDGNAGEDYLNGGDGEDILLGGSENDFLNGEAGDDRLIGHNGNDTLLGGDGEDTLFGEAGEDQLDGGRDTDTLYGGADDDVLYGRSGADQLFGEAGEDYLNGGSENDRLLGGVGDDFLNGAEGADRLEGRDGNDTLLGGDGEDTLLGDAGVDHLDGGRDKDTLYGGADDDRLYGRSGADQLYGEQGEDYLNGGDDNDQLFGGSEDDFLNGEDGDDRLVGHEGDDTLLGGDGEDSLFGDAGKDSLDGGRDNDTLYGGAEDDLLYGRSGADQLFGETGADYVNGGADDDFLVGGDGDDFLNGEDGVDRLEGREGNDSLLGGDGEDSLLGDAGADHLDGGRDNDTLYGGAEGDRMYGRSGEDLLYGEAGGDYLNGGADDDRLFGGDGDDFLYGESGQDRMEGQRGDDVLFGGEDDDVLHGDADNDLLKGGDGDDTLYGDDGDDTVYGDAGRDWISGAAGNDDLLGGADDDRLFGGAGNDALSGGSGEDRLEGDGGADVLLGGDDADSLVSGDGNDIAIGGGGGDTLEGSEGEDILIGSTTAYDDQFATLREALARWNSGLSYEERVAQLSASHADITLIPHETVFADLVADTLVGGSGQDWFIISAINGTYNPLGVSHEHHDMGMHHASHHHSQAILLHHPPALEGHALIDSIDHLSDAKSTEMVQSRLAHHGDPSKLGEHFRLLQLVRYADVTHTAVTSGAWSDPNTWEGSQVPTTGARVLIPLGAQVTIDAVLQAEPHSIRVDGTLSFATDRDSELRVDTVVVTEMGALHMGTAETPVQSGVTAKLLFTDNGPIDRVADPFALGRGLITHGQVRLHGAAVTPFAAAIGGLRAGDTTLRLENAPTGWAVGDRVAIAGTDPGGSQTELREILAINGGEITIAPLEHDHVPLEAGLEVHVSNLDRNVVLESAATVNSRRGHVMFMHNRDIHISYTAFNGLGRTDKSFTLTDPEVDENWNLIGSADDNPRARYAVHFHRNGVKEDTAPATVHGSVVDGSPGWGYVNHSSYIEFTDNVAYGVNGAAFVAEAGDEIGVFDGNLALNTTGTDADVDSRFGAQDFGFNGDGFWFQSPGVSVTNNIASGSTGSAFMYYTRGLRVGGQQIVFLAENLEDSSLAGGEETILPNSAPIKEFNGNIGYASKAGLTVRYNLREAQHNATSLLSHSIFWNNETGVDLPYARNTVLRNLVVLIDPAFDALNGVDNNAQTRSVTFNNLRVEGYKRGIVVPTQGTNVVEGGYYLSKNAGLMINPADSGGLQVLVTGNPVFGAAGASSPKDIVMNFQTDNDARNPNQVFYSMDVRLQYGPYTDHRLFFHQQHADAVPFPVAVDRLPSAYVGLTQAELADQFGIAIAGEIAPDDAQTVPDIYGLLAPASGS from the coding sequence ATGTCGACGTTCAAGAAGAACGACCGGAACGCCCCCACCGCACGCCAGCGGTTCGATGCGAGAAGACTGTCACGCCTGCAGCGGTTGGAAGACCGTCGGGTTTTGTCGATCACCCCCCCCATCTTGATCGCGGCGGAAGGGAGGTTGGTCGTCACAGGAGGCGACTTGGACGACACGGTCGTGGTGTCGAAGTCGCCTGAAGACTCGACGATTGTTGTCCAGCAGTACGAGCAAGACGAAAGGCTCACAAGCACATTCCCCCAGGGTTCGATCACCTCGGTGCACCTGGTCGGCAACGGCGGCGATGACCAGCTGATCAACCGGACGGACATCGCGACCTTCGCCGAGGGGGGCGCGGGCAACGACACGCTCGTGGGCGGGACCGCCGCGGACCGCCTCAGCGGAGGCTCCGGCAACGACCGCCTGGAGGGCCGTGAGGGGGACGACACGCTGCTGGGTGGCGGGGGCGAAGACAGCCTCCTTGGCGAAGAGGGGGCGGACCGTCTCGAGGGAGGAGACGACGATGATCTGCTGTACGGCGACCTCGGCGACGACCAACTCTACGGCGAGGCCGGCAACGACCGCCTCGATGGCAACGCGGGAGAAGACTATCTCAACGGCGGCGACGGCGAAGATATCCTGCTCGGTGGGAGCGAGAATGACTTCTTGAACGGCGAGGCCGGCGACGACCGACTCATCGGCCACAACGGCAACGACACGCTGCTGGGTGGCGACGGCGAGGACACGCTCTTTGGCGAGGCGGGCGAAGATCAACTGGACGGGGGCCGCGATACCGACACGCTCTATGGAGGCGCCGACGACGATGTCCTCTACGGCCGTTCGGGCGCGGATCAACTGTTCGGCGAAGCGGGCGAGGACTATCTCAACGGGGGCTCGGAAAACGACCGCCTATTGGGAGGGGTTGGCGATGACTTCTTGAACGGCGCTGAAGGCGCCGACCGCCTGGAGGGCCGCGACGGTAATGACACCTTGCTGGGGGGGGATGGCGAAGACACTCTCTTGGGCGACGCGGGCGTGGATCACCTGGACGGTGGCCGCGACAAGGACACGCTCTACGGCGGCGCCGACGACGATCGCCTGTACGGGCGCTCGGGCGCGGATCAGTTGTACGGCGAGCAGGGAGAGGACTACCTCAATGGCGGCGATGACAACGATCAACTCTTCGGAGGGAGCGAAGACGACTTCCTGAACGGCGAGGACGGAGACGACCGCCTCGTCGGGCACGAGGGCGACGACACGTTGCTGGGTGGCGACGGCGAGGACAGCCTCTTTGGCGACGCGGGCAAGGACAGTTTGGACGGAGGCCGGGACAACGACACGCTCTACGGCGGCGCCGAAGACGATCTCCTGTACGGGCGATCCGGCGCGGATCAGCTGTTCGGCGAAACCGGCGCGGACTACGTCAACGGCGGCGCGGACGACGACTTCTTGGTCGGTGGGGACGGCGACGACTTCTTGAACGGCGAGGACGGTGTCGATCGCCTTGAAGGTCGGGAAGGGAACGACAGCTTGCTGGGCGGCGACGGCGAGGACAGCCTGCTGGGAGACGCCGGCGCTGACCATCTCGACGGGGGCCGCGACAACGACACGCTCTACGGCGGCGCCGAGGGCGATCGTATGTATGGGCGATCGGGCGAAGACTTGCTGTACGGCGAGGCTGGAGGGGATTACCTCAACGGGGGCGCGGACGACGACCGCCTGTTCGGCGGAGATGGCGACGATTTCCTGTACGGCGAATCCGGACAGGATCGTATGGAGGGTCAGCGGGGCGACGATGTCCTGTTCGGAGGCGAGGACGACGATGTCCTGCACGGCGACGCCGACAACGATCTCCTGAAGGGGGGCGACGGGGACGACACCCTCTACGGGGATGACGGCGACGACACCGTGTACGGGGACGCCGGCAGGGACTGGATCAGCGGCGCCGCGGGTAACGACGACCTGCTCGGCGGGGCGGACGACGACCGCCTCTTTGGCGGGGCGGGAAATGACGCCCTGTCGGGCGGCTCCGGAGAGGACCGCCTGGAGGGCGATGGCGGGGCCGACGTCCTCCTCGGTGGCGATGACGCGGACAGCCTGGTCTCGGGAGACGGAAACGACATCGCCATCGGCGGTGGTGGCGGCGACACGCTCGAGGGATCCGAAGGCGAAGACATCCTGATCGGCTCGACGACCGCCTACGACGACCAATTCGCAACGCTGCGTGAGGCCCTGGCGAGATGGAACTCGGGGCTGAGCTACGAGGAACGGGTCGCCCAGCTGTCAGCCAGCCACGCGGACATCACCCTGATCCCGCACGAGACGGTCTTCGCCGATCTGGTCGCCGACACGCTCGTCGGCGGCAGCGGGCAGGACTGGTTCATCATTTCGGCGATCAACGGCACGTACAACCCGCTTGGAGTTTCGCACGAGCACCACGACATGGGGATGCATCATGCCTCGCATCACCACTCGCAGGCGATCCTGTTGCACCATCCCCCCGCACTGGAGGGGCATGCCCTAATCGATTCGATCGATCACCTGTCGGACGCGAAGTCGACGGAGATGGTTCAGTCGCGGCTGGCTCACCACGGGGATCCGTCAAAGCTCGGCGAGCACTTCCGCCTGTTGCAACTGGTCCGTTACGCCGATGTGACCCACACGGCGGTCACCAGCGGAGCCTGGTCGGACCCCAACACTTGGGAAGGGTCGCAAGTTCCCACGACGGGGGCGCGTGTCCTGATCCCGCTTGGCGCACAAGTCACGATCGACGCCGTTCTCCAAGCGGAGCCGCACAGCATCCGCGTCGATGGCACCCTGTCCTTCGCCACCGATCGCGACTCGGAGTTGAGGGTCGATACGGTGGTGGTGACCGAGATGGGCGCCCTGCACATGGGAACCGCGGAAACACCGGTCCAGAGCGGCGTCACCGCCAAACTACTCTTCACGGACAACGGTCCGATCGATCGCGTGGCCGATCCCTTCGCCCTGGGGCGTGGGTTGATCACGCATGGTCAGGTTCGTCTCCATGGGGCCGCCGTCACTCCCTTCGCGGCGGCCATCGGAGGGCTCCGCGCCGGCGACACGACCCTGCGTTTAGAGAACGCCCCGACCGGGTGGGCGGTTGGCGATCGCGTCGCCATCGCCGGAACCGACCCCGGTGGCAGCCAGACTGAGCTGCGAGAGATCCTCGCGATCAACGGCGGCGAAATAACCATCGCCCCCCTGGAGCACGATCACGTTCCGCTCGAGGCCGGGCTAGAGGTGCATGTCTCGAACCTGGATCGCAACGTGGTCCTCGAATCGGCCGCCACGGTCAATAGCCGGCGTGGACACGTGATGTTCATGCACAATCGCGACATCCACATCAGCTACACGGCTTTCAACGGCCTCGGGCGCACCGACAAGAGCTTCACTCTCACCGACCCGGAAGTTGACGAAAACTGGAACCTGATTGGCAGCGCCGACGACAACCCGCGCGCACGCTACGCCGTCCACTTCCACCGCAACGGCGTCAAAGAAGACACCGCCCCGGCAACCGTGCACGGCAGCGTGGTCGACGGCAGCCCGGGGTGGGGATACGTCAACCACAGCAGCTACATCGAATTCACCGACAACGTGGCATACGGCGTGAACGGCGCCGCCTTCGTCGCCGAAGCGGGGGACGAGATCGGGGTGTTCGATGGCAACTTAGCCCTGAACACCACCGGGACCGACGCGGACGTCGACTCGCGATTCGGCGCGCAGGACTTCGGCTTCAACGGCGACGGGTTCTGGTTCCAGAGCCCCGGCGTGAGCGTCACCAACAACATCGCTTCGGGGTCCACCGGCAGCGCCTTCATGTACTACACCCGGGGGCTGCGCGTCGGCGGGCAGCAGATCGTCTTCTTGGCCGAGAACCTCGAAGACTCGTCCCTGGCGGGAGGCGAGGAGACGATCCTGCCCAACTCGGCCCCCATCAAGGAGTTCAATGGCAATATCGGCTACGCCTCGAAGGCAGGGCTCACCGTGAGATACAACCTCCGCGAGGCCCAGCACAACGCCACGAGTCTCTTGAGCCATTCGATCTTCTGGAACAACGAGACGGGCGTCGATCTGCCCTACGCGAGGAACACGGTCTTGCGCAACTTGGTGGTGTTGATCGACCCGGCTTTCGACGCCTTGAACGGCGTCGACAACAACGCACAGACCCGCAGCGTCACGTTCAATAATCTGCGTGTCGAGGGCTACAAGCGTGGCATCGTGGTCCCCACTCAAGGGACGAATGTTGTGGAGGGAGGATACTACCTCAGCAAGAACGCGGGCCTCATGATCAACCCGGCGGACAGCGGTGGGCTGCAAGTCCTCGTGACAGGGAACCCGGTGTTCGGGGCCGCCGGCGCGTCCAGTCCTAAAGACATCGTGATGAACTTCCAGACGGACAACGACGCCAGGAATCCGAACCAGGTCTTCTACAGCATGGACGTCCGTCTCCAATACGGACCCTACACAGACCACCGGCTCTTCTTCCATCAGCAGCACGCCGACGCCGTCCCCTTCCCGGTAGCGGTCGATCGGTTGCCCAGTGCTTATGTCGGATTAACCCAAGCCGAGCTGGCGGACCAATTCGGCATCGCGATCGCCGGCGAGATCGCCCCGGACGACGCCCAAACCGTACCCGATATCTACGGCCTCCTCGCCCCGGCGTCGGGGAGCTAG
- the prpD gene encoding 2-methylcitrate dehydratase: protein MKQHTVRVYPSAEPLPKTDQLAWKLAEVATAEAPIDPAAVEMVANRVIDNAGVALGAINRGPVVAAREQALAHPRVDPQRGGAALFGVDCDRRFDAEWAAWANGVAVRELDMHDTFLAADYSHPGDNLPPLIAVAQQCGRSGAELVRGALAAYEIQISLVRGICLHEHKKDHIAHLGPAQAGGLGAMLGLPTETVYQAIQHAVHVTFATRQSRKGEISSWKAYAPAHAGKLAVEAVDRAMRGERAPSPIYEGEDSVIAYMLGGKEASYTVGLPDADEPRRAILDSYTKEHSAEYQSQALIDLAFRMREQITDWDAVERITIHTSHHTHYVIGTGANDPQKSDPSASRETLDHSIMYLLAVALQDGAWHHVRSYLPERASRPDTVRLWRKIVTVEDPAWTERYHDPDPAKRAFGGRVVIELADGSRIEDELGVANAHPAGAKPFARAGYVGKFDALTEGLVPPEERARFFGLCERLPELSIDEVRRLNVVLPESAVESTERNSKGIF from the coding sequence ATGAAGCAGCACACCGTTCGCGTTTACCCGTCGGCCGAGCCGCTGCCGAAGACCGACCAGCTCGCCTGGAAGCTCGCCGAGGTGGCGACCGCCGAGGCGCCGATCGACCCGGCCGCGGTCGAGATGGTCGCCAACCGCGTCATCGACAACGCGGGCGTAGCGCTGGGCGCGATCAACCGCGGCCCCGTGGTGGCGGCGCGCGAGCAAGCGCTAGCCCATCCCCGCGTCGATCCTCAGAGGGGGGGCGCGGCGTTGTTCGGGGTCGATTGCGACCGCCGGTTCGACGCGGAGTGGGCCGCCTGGGCGAACGGCGTCGCCGTGCGCGAGCTCGACATGCACGACACCTTCCTGGCGGCGGATTACTCGCACCCCGGCGACAACCTGCCGCCGCTGATCGCGGTCGCGCAGCAGTGCGGCCGGTCGGGCGCGGAGCTCGTCCGCGGTGCGCTGGCGGCCTACGAGATCCAGATCTCGCTGGTGCGCGGCATCTGCCTGCACGAGCACAAGAAGGACCACATCGCGCACCTCGGCCCCGCCCAGGCGGGCGGGCTCGGGGCGATGCTGGGGCTGCCGACCGAGACCGTGTACCAAGCGATCCAGCACGCGGTGCACGTCACGTTCGCGACGCGGCAGTCGCGCAAGGGGGAGATCTCCAGCTGGAAGGCGTACGCCCCGGCCCACGCGGGTAAGCTCGCCGTCGAGGCGGTCGATCGCGCCATGCGGGGCGAGCGCGCCCCCTCGCCGATCTACGAGGGCGAAGATAGCGTCATCGCCTACATGCTCGGCGGCAAAGAGGCCTCGTACACCGTCGGACTGCCCGACGCCGACGAGCCCCGCCGGGCGATCCTCGACTCGTACACCAAAGAGCACTCGGCCGAGTACCAATCGCAGGCGCTGATCGACCTGGCGTTCCGCATGCGGGAGCAGATCACCGATTGGGACGCGGTCGAGCGGATCACCATCCACACGAGCCACCACACGCACTACGTGATCGGCACGGGGGCGAACGACCCGCAGAAGAGTGACCCGAGCGCCAGCCGCGAAACGCTCGACCACAGCATCATGTACCTGCTCGCGGTCGCGCTGCAGGACGGCGCGTGGCACCACGTCCGCAGCTACCTGCCCGAACGGGCCTCGCGTCCCGACACGGTCCGCCTGTGGCGCAAGATCGTCACGGTCGAAGATCCCGCGTGGACCGAGCGCTACCACGACCCCGACCCGGCGAAGCGGGCGTTCGGGGGGCGTGTGGTGATCGAACTCGCCGACGGCTCGCGGATCGAGGACGAGCTCGGCGTCGCCAACGCCCACCCGGCCGGCGCCAAGCCGTTCGCCCGCGCGGGCTACGTCGGCAAGTTCGACGCGCTGACCGAGGGGCTCGTGCCCCCCGAAGAGCGGGCGCGGTTCTTCGGCCTCTGCGAACGGCTCCCGGAGCTCTCGATCGACGAGGTGCGGCGTCTCAACGTGGTGCTTCCCGAGTCAGCCGTGGAATCGACCGAGCGCAACTCCAAGGGGATCTTCTGA
- the prpB gene encoding Methylisocitrate lyase, translating into MLSSRKPAAEKRKLLRDALRSGNLLRAPGAFSPLVAMLVERLGFEAAYVSGGALSANLGLPDVGLTTLPEVAAQAGAVARATPLPTIADADTGFGEAVNVARTIESFEHAGLAGCHLEDQTMPKRCGHLDKKQLVPAEEMARKIKAAADAKSDPNFLLIARTDARGVEGLDAAIDRAKRYLDAGAEMIFPEALADESEFAAFREAIDAPLLANMTEFGKSQLLDTETLQRVGFNLVIYPVTTLRLAMKAIEDGLRQIAADGTQQGVVGDMQTRQELYDLLRYEEYAKFDADLFNFKL; encoded by the coding sequence ATGCTCTCCTCTCGCAAACCGGCCGCTGAAAAACGCAAGCTGTTGCGCGACGCCCTACGGAGCGGCAACCTGCTGCGGGCGCCCGGCGCGTTCTCGCCGCTCGTGGCGATGCTGGTCGAGCGCCTCGGTTTCGAGGCCGCCTACGTTTCGGGCGGGGCCCTCTCGGCCAACCTGGGGCTGCCGGACGTGGGGCTGACGACCCTCCCCGAAGTCGCTGCCCAGGCGGGGGCGGTCGCCCGCGCCACGCCGCTGCCGACGATCGCCGACGCGGACACCGGGTTCGGCGAGGCGGTCAACGTGGCCCGCACGATCGAGAGCTTCGAGCACGCCGGCCTGGCCGGTTGCCACCTCGAGGATCAAACGATGCCCAAGCGGTGCGGGCACCTCGATAAGAAGCAACTCGTTCCCGCGGAGGAGATGGCCCGCAAGATCAAGGCGGCCGCCGACGCGAAGTCCGACCCGAACTTCCTGCTGATCGCCCGCACCGACGCCCGCGGCGTCGAGGGGCTCGACGCGGCCATCGATCGGGCCAAGCGTTACCTCGACGCCGGCGCCGAGATGATCTTCCCCGAGGCGCTGGCCGACGAGTCGGAGTTCGCCGCGTTCCGCGAGGCGATCGACGCGCCGCTGCTGGCCAACATGACCGAGTTCGGCAAGTCCCAACTGCTCGACACCGAGACGCTCCAGCGGGTCGGCTTCAATCTGGTGATCTACCCCGTCACGACTCTGCGGCTAGCCATGAAGGCGATCGAGGACGGACTCCGCCAGATCGCCGCGGATGGCACGCAGCAGGGCGTCGTCGGCGACATGCAGACCCGCCAGGAGCTGTACGACCTGCTCCGCTACGAGGAGTACGCCAAGTTCGACGCGGACCTCTTCAATTTCAAACTCTGA
- the prpC2 gene encoding 2-methylcitrate synthase 2 encodes MNAPEKFRAKKGLEGVIFDTTTVSNVVPEEKSLYYRGYPVHELAEHCRFEEVAYLLLHGELPTAAQLTEFSEVERSSRELPAELLEVIGRLPSEGHPMDAVRTAVSFLGMLPEFAGAETAESAVRKGISLMAKIPTVIAAVRRQKRGESPLAPNPELSLSENFFQMGFGEVPEPEIVDAFDGSLTLYAEHGFNASTFTARVIVSTQSDLCSAVTGAIGALKGNLHGGANEAVMHMLLEIDSVEKAQAWIDDALANKAKVMGFGHRLYRLGDSRVPTMSGYRSRMARLRGSERWEAISAVLEETMVGRKNIHPNLDFPAGPVYHLMGFEIPLFTPIFVIARVVGWTAHVAEQLSENRLVRPSGDYTGAASRAVVPLAERG; translated from the coding sequence ATGAACGCCCCCGAGAAGTTCCGCGCCAAGAAGGGTCTCGAAGGCGTCATCTTCGACACGACGACCGTCTCGAACGTCGTCCCCGAGGAGAAGTCGCTCTACTACCGCGGCTACCCCGTCCACGAACTGGCCGAGCACTGCCGGTTCGAGGAGGTCGCTTACCTCCTGCTCCACGGCGAGCTGCCCACCGCGGCGCAACTCACGGAGTTCTCGGAGGTCGAACGCTCGTCGCGTGAGTTGCCCGCGGAGCTGCTGGAGGTGATCGGCCGGCTGCCTTCTGAGGGCCACCCGATGGACGCGGTCCGCACCGCGGTCAGTTTCCTCGGCATGCTGCCCGAGTTCGCGGGCGCCGAGACGGCCGAGTCGGCCGTGCGCAAGGGGATCTCGCTGATGGCGAAGATCCCGACCGTCATCGCCGCGGTCCGCCGCCAGAAACGGGGCGAGTCCCCCCTCGCGCCCAACCCAGAGCTCTCGCTCTCGGAGAACTTCTTCCAGATGGGCTTCGGCGAGGTCCCCGAGCCGGAGATCGTCGACGCGTTCGACGGCTCGCTGACGCTCTACGCCGAGCACGGCTTCAACGCCTCGACGTTCACCGCGCGGGTGATCGTCTCGACGCAGTCCGACCTCTGCTCGGCGGTGACCGGCGCCATCGGCGCGCTCAAGGGCAACCTCCACGGCGGCGCCAACGAGGCGGTCATGCACATGCTGCTGGAGATCGACTCGGTCGAGAAGGCCCAGGCCTGGATCGACGACGCCCTCGCCAACAAGGCGAAGGTCATGGGCTTCGGCCACCGGCTGTACCGGCTCGGCGACTCGCGCGTGCCGACGATGAGCGGCTACCGGTCGCGGATGGCGCGGCTCCGCGGCAGCGAGCGGTGGGAGGCGATCTCCGCCGTGCTGGAGGAGACCATGGTCGGCCGCAAAAACATCCACCCGAACCTCGACTTCCCCGCCGGCCCGGTCTACCACCTGATGGGCTTCGAGATCCCGCTGTTCACGCCGATCTTCGTCATCGCGCGGGTGGTCGGCTGGACGGCGCACGTCGCGGAGCAGCTCTCCGAAAACCGCTTGGTCCGCCCCAGCGGCGACTACACCGGCGCCGCTTCGCGAGCGGTCGTCCCCCTCGCCGAACGCGGGTGA